Within the Nitrospiria bacterium genome, the region CGGAAAACGGTTCGCGCGCTACTGGGTCCACAACGGCTTCGTGAACGTCAACCAGGAGAAAATGTCCAAGTCGCTCGGGAATTTTTTCACGATCCAGGAGATTTTCGAGAAGTCGCCGTGGCCGGAGGCCGTGACGGCCGAGGTCCTCCGTTATTTTCTGGTCGCGACCCATTATCGCAGCCCGATCGATTTTTCGGACGAGGCGCTCAAGGCCGCCAAGGCGGGCCTGGATAATTTCTACACCATGTTCCAGAAATTAGAGGAGCAGACCGCAACGGCGGCCCGACCACTCGAGCGGAAACTGCGCGCGGCGCTCAAGGCGTTTCCGAAAAGATTCGAGGCCGCGATGGACGACGACTTCAACACCTCGGAGGCCGTGAGCGAGATGCAGCAGCTTCGGGCCGCGGTCAACGCCGTGTTGGCCCGGGGAATCTCCCGGTCTTCGGCTCAGGCCGTCATGGAGCTGTTCCGGAAATACGGAGCGGTTTTGGGACTGTTTCAATTGGACCCAGAATCATGGAAAATGAAGGGAGAGAAGATTTATCTCGAACTCCATGATGAAATTGCACTTGGAGTCTCTGAAAAGGCTCGTGTTAAGGTGGTACTTAGTGACGAAAAGGTGAATGCTCTTGTAGCAGAGCGACTGGAAGCGCGTCGGCAAAAAGACTGGGCGCGAGCGGATGAGATCCGCAAAGAGTTGGCCGCTGCCGGAATAATTTTGGAAGACCGACCGGACGGGACGACGCGGGTGAGACGGTAGTAAAAAGAACGAAAACGCTGATCCTTCATGCTGTTGATCTTCTCCCCCTAAAGAGGTATCATTAGTTCGCAAGGTTTGTTGTTTAGGAGAGCGCGATGGCGCAG harbors:
- a CDS encoding DALR domain-containing protein yields the protein GKRFARYWVHNGFVNVNQEKMSKSLGNFFTIQEIFEKSPWPEAVTAEVLRYFLVATHYRSPIDFSDEALKAAKAGLDNFYTMFQKLEEQTATAARPLERKLRAALKAFPKRFEAAMDDDFNTSEAVSEMQQLRAAVNAVLARGISRSSAQAVMELFRKYGAVLGLFQLDPESWKMKGEKIYLELHDEIALGVSEKARVKVVLSDEKVNALVAERLEARRQKDWARADEIRKELAAAGIILEDRPDGTTRVRR